CAAGTGGTATGAACGATACCCTACTTCCCTTCCAACCTGGTGTGGCACAACTTGGTTTTTGGGGACTAGAAGATGCACTCAAAAAAGATCCAAATGCAAAAATTTGGATTTTACCTACCTTTGTTAAGTACAGAATGACCGGTTCCATTCACTCCATGCAAAAAGACATCGATCAAACGATTACCAAAATGGAAGAGAAGTTAGGAATTTCCAAAACAGGAAAAGACATCCTACATAGATTTTTGTCTGTGGGAAAACGAATGATTGAAAGAGAGGAAAAAGAATACGGAGTCCCTGTAGAGGAAAATAGAGCCGATGACTTTGACTACAGATTAGGAAGGATGCGCCATGCCATGCTCGACAATATTGCAAGAAAGGCTAATATTCCGAAATGGGATGCTGATGCCAATGCCATCGAAAAACTAAGAAGGATCTTGAGTGTTTTAGAAATGGTTTCTGTCGGAATGCCCGATCCAAACGGGGATCTACCGAGTTTAGAAATGGCAACTTGGGCAAGAAAAGCTGCCACCAAAGCTTACGACTTTATCACCATCCAAACTGCTTATATCAAAGAATTACCAAGTGCAGAACGCCTTTATGAATTTTTATACCGTTACGAGAACGAACTTTTCGGAGAATTTAAACCTCGCCCACACAAAGCAGTCGTTAGGTTTGGAACGCCATTCACGATCAATGAGTATTTAAATTCTTATAAGGAAGACAAAAAGAAAACGCTAGATTCCATTACAGATCGTCTAAAAAAAGAGTTACAGACTATGCTTGTGGAAGAAAAATCCAAATCCAACCCACTCTTTCCAAGCCAATATATTTTTTGATGGAAGCTTTTAGTCCAGAACAAGTAAACCACTTTATCGCAAGCGGGGAACCCATTGAGCTAAATGCCTATGGTGCCTCCAAGATATTAGATGAAAACTTAGTAAAAGTTTTGGATGCCCTCACTGAAAAATATGGAATTTCTGACTTATCCGCCATCTTATTTACCATCGTAAAAGACTTAATTCTAAATGGCTTCAAAGCCAACTTTAAAAGACTTTTTTTCCAAGAAAACCAATTAGACATCCATTCACCCACCGACTATGAGTTAGGTGTTAGAATGTATAAGAGCCTTATCCTTTCTGGAAGAGGGAATACTTTCGAACCACTCGCACGGGAAAAAAACTTATATGTTCATCTTAAAATAGAACACAATGACTCTCAGATTAAATTTGATGTGAGAAACAATACCACTCTTGTGCGCGGTGAGATGCAAAAAATTCGAAATTCCCTTTTACATGCACAAAACTATAACGATATTATGGAATATTATATTGAGAGGGGAGATAACTCAGAAGGCGAAGGGATTGGGATTGCCCTTTGTGTCATCCTTCTCAAAGGGGAAGGACTTCCCACTGACCAATTTCGAATCTACCATGAGGATGGAGAAACCATCGCTCAACTAAACATCCCCCTAAAGAAAGGCTAGCCCAAAGAATCACATCTCACAGTTTGGATTTATGGGTTCTGTTACTGTCCTCTCGAATGATTCAATTCCTAAAGTCCTTTCCGATATCGTTGCCAATAAAACCAACCATGCACTTTGGCTGAACACGTTGTCATTGTTAGAACATCTTGGTTCAAGAAAAATCCTACTCACCCAATCTAGTGAAGAGACCTCAGAGATGATTTTGAAACATGCCACCGAAGAAGCAAGGCATGCCCTATTTTTTAAAAAAGCGGCCCGCACCATCAGGCCCAGTTTCCAGTTAGGATACCAAAATTCCGCACTCGTTCGGGGAGCTGCGGCAAGAATTTATTTCGCAAAATTAGACACACTGGTACGCCGAAGTTTACGCAAAGTGTTTACGGATGAAAAACAATTTACCTACCTTGCTTATTTGTACACCACCACGGTCATTGAAAAACGGGCCATGGTCGTCTATGCAGCGTACGACGAGATTTTGGACAAAACTGGTTCTCCCATCCGCCTAACCAACCTGATTTTGGAAGAGGAAGGCCACCTTTCCGAAATGAGTTCCGAAATGTTCCGTCTTGATCCGGGAGCCGTGGAAAGATTGGCGAATTTAGAGGCAGAAGAATCGAAAATTTTTGCCCGATTTTGGCTCCAAATCCGTGAATTCTCACTGAATTAAAAAAGGCTTGCGGAAAAAATCTCCGCCTGGTTTTCTTCAACCATCTTCATGCGACATAATACTATTATTGGATCTTTGAGAAAATGGGATTAGAAGTCTTTTTATTGCCTTTTTTGGCCAGTGTTGCGGTGACCATTGGGCTCCGTCGTTTGGATAAATCCAACACCAAACTCTCCCAACTCAAACGATATGCGTCCAAATTGACCGATGAAATTGATGGTGTCGCCCTTCAAAAAATCCAATTGGTGAAAGATGCCGGCATTGACCTAGACATCCTTGTCAAACAGTCCCGCAAAGTGGCAGAAGACATCCAACATTTAAGTTCCGAGTCTCGTGACCTATTCGAAAAAATCCGTGCAAGCAAAGATTACCTCTCTTCCTTGTCAGGCGAGATGGAACAAATCCAAGATTTGAGTACCCAAGTTCGTCGTGAAAAACAATACATGGAAGAAGGTCTCTCTCAGATCAACACCCACAAACGAGAGTTACGCGAAGTTTCCGAAGATATGGAAGCCCTTCATAATGAATCCATCTCTATGTTGGATACCTTCCAAAACAAATTGAATTTCCGTAGTGATGAAATTTTACAATCTGTTGCACAAAAGATGGTGGAGTTAGAAAGCCTACTCGAAACCAAATCTGATTTTTTAGACAACTCTCTTTCCAAAATTGCAGAAACAGCACGTGAAAAACTTTTATCTCATGCCGATGTGATGGTTGGAGAAACTGCCGGACGCCTTGACCATGCTCGTAAAGAAATGGATTTACTACTCGAGTCCATGAAATACGCCCAAGGGGATTTGGATGTTCGCCTCACAAAATTTGAAGATACCTCTTCCCTACTCTCTGACAAAGTTGATAAGTTTGATGAAAGGTTAGAAGAAAAATACCAACGTGCTTCCGGTAAGTTGGATGAAAAAGTAAACTTACTCGAGAAAAAAATCCAAGAACGTTTTGATTCTATTTTTGACCAAGTCACTCATACAAAAGATTCTTTTATGAAAGGTCTCTCTCAAGAGACAGATGCCATCAAACGAGAAATTGAAGACCTCTCTCTGGAAACACTTTCGAAACGTGATGACATCATCAACGAAACAAGAAGACAAGCTGACGGAATCAACCAAACCATCATCCAGTTCCAAGAAAAATATTTGGAAGCAGAAAACAAACTCCTTCGCCAAGCAGACATTCGCAAACAAGAACTCATTCGCGAAATCGAAGCCTTCTCGGAAGAATTCCACCGTATCTCAGAAGATTTAAAAGAAGAAGCAAGTTCATTGAAAAAAAGTGCCCTCCAAGAACTCAAAGATTTTGATCGTGAGTTAGATGCAGTGCGTACTAACCAAGAAATAGTTATCAAAACATCTCTTTTTGAATTAAGGAAAGAACTGGAAGATAGAATGAATTCTGATTTCAAACTCCAAAAGAGCGAAATGGAATCGGATTTAGAAACAGTTCATTCTCAAGTCAAAGACTTAAGTGAATCCATCTCTGCGCAAACCAAAGATGTAGATGAATATGTAGAAGAGTTAAAATCGGCTCTCCGAGAATCTGCACATGAAATTTTAGAAACTGCTGAAGAAAAAGCCAAAGAATCCGAAGAAATTGTCACAGAGAAAATCCGAATCGCCAATGCGAACTTGGAACAATTTGTCAGCAAATGGGAAGATGAACTTGGTAAAATTCGGGAAGACCAAAACTACAGCATTGAAAAACTCCAAGACCGATTAAAAGAAATTCATATTGAAGGTGCTGACCTTCTTGGAGAATTCCAAAACCAATTCCAAAAAGCAAAATCCAATTTGGATTTGGCAGCTGAGTCCAAAACCAAAGAAAGTATCTCTCGTTTAGAAGATGAAACAAAACTTGCTCGTAGCGAAGTGGAACGAATCCTCAAACATTTGGAAGAATCAGGAGAATCTTTTTTCAATTTACAAGAAGAGAAAATGGATAGACTCAATGAAACCATTGATTCTAAAATCTCTCACCAATTGACAAAACTTTTGGATAAAGGGAATGTTCAACTAGGCCAACTAGAAGATAAAATTTCGAACCACCTAAACACAGTCAAACGCAACCTAGACGAAAGTATCAAACGTTCCAAAGACGAATCAAAAAAACAAATTGAAACATACCAAAGAGATTACGAAAAATCTTTCAAAGAAATTGCAAAAGAAAGCCAAGACTTCCTAAAAGAAAGTTTGGATCGTTTCCAAGATTTAAAACATGAAATCAGAAATGGATTGGATGATCTAAACGATACCAAAGAAGAAACTCTCTCTAGTTTCCAATCTGAAATGGAAACTTTAAAAGAAGACATCTTAACTCTTTCTAGTGAACTTGAAACAGTTAAAGAACATTCTGATTTATTTGCTTCCGCCAAACAGATCGCCGATGAATCCAATCGTGCCGTAGAAGAAATTTCCGAAGCACTTCGAGCCCTTGAAAAAAATCGTCCAGACATTGATCTTTACCAATCGGCCATTTCTGAGTTTACGGAACTTCGAAAAGAAATCGCAAACGAATTAGAAACCCTAAAAGAAGCTCAGTTCCAAACAGAAGACATCGACAAACAAGTGCAGATCCTCGCATCAAACCTTGTTCATGTTTCGGAAACCATGGAAGGTTTTGAACAAAGTTTGAGTGAAATAAGTTCCATTGAAACCCGGGTGGCTAAACTCACGGCAGAACAATCTAAAATTGAATCCTTCTTATCTTCCTTACAAGAATCTCAAGACTCCGTTTTCCATTTGGTAGAAAACTTAGAAGGCCAAAAATACAATGCACGGGAACTCCAAGCCCGCCTCGATATCCTCGACCGCGAAATCG
The nucleotide sequence above comes from Leptospira harrisiae. Encoded proteins:
- a CDS encoding 1-acyl-sn-glycerol-3-phosphate acyltransferase; this encodes MSIKSFIPAKFNLPALWFTDLTLPVLNKMLHNLESIEISETDQKTLKSFQKERLLYISNHPTAKEPGIAYNSANLMGSRFHYMAAREVFEWGFGFVGDFIQSLGAYSVLAGMPDRESLKASREILASPGGKLALFPEGEPTSGMNDTLLPFQPGVAQLGFWGLEDALKKDPNAKIWILPTFVKYRMTGSIHSMQKDIDQTITKMEEKLGISKTGKDILHRFLSVGKRMIEREEKEYGVPVEENRADDFDYRLGRMRHAMLDNIARKANIPKWDADANAIEKLRRILSVLEMVSVGMPDPNGDLPSLEMATWARKAATKAYDFITIQTAYIKELPSAERLYEFLYRYENELFGEFKPRPHKAVVRFGTPFTINEYLNSYKEDKKKTLDSITDRLKKELQTMLVEEKSKSNPLFPSQYIF
- a CDS encoding rubrerythrin, whose protein sequence is MGSVTVLSNDSIPKVLSDIVANKTNHALWLNTLSLLEHLGSRKILLTQSSEETSEMILKHATEEARHALFFKKAARTIRPSFQLGYQNSALVRGAAARIYFAKLDTLVRRSLRKVFTDEKQFTYLAYLYTTTVIEKRAMVVYAAYDEILDKTGSPIRLTNLILEEEGHLSEMSSEMFRLDPGAVERLANLEAEESKIFARFWLQIREFSLN
- a CDS encoding SpiroCoCo family coiled-coil protein gives rise to the protein MGLEVFLLPFLASVAVTIGLRRLDKSNTKLSQLKRYASKLTDEIDGVALQKIQLVKDAGIDLDILVKQSRKVAEDIQHLSSESRDLFEKIRASKDYLSSLSGEMEQIQDLSTQVRREKQYMEEGLSQINTHKRELREVSEDMEALHNESISMLDTFQNKLNFRSDEILQSVAQKMVELESLLETKSDFLDNSLSKIAETAREKLLSHADVMVGETAGRLDHARKEMDLLLESMKYAQGDLDVRLTKFEDTSSLLSDKVDKFDERLEEKYQRASGKLDEKVNLLEKKIQERFDSIFDQVTHTKDSFMKGLSQETDAIKREIEDLSLETLSKRDDIINETRRQADGINQTIIQFQEKYLEAENKLLRQADIRKQELIREIEAFSEEFHRISEDLKEEASSLKKSALQELKDFDRELDAVRTNQEIVIKTSLFELRKELEDRMNSDFKLQKSEMESDLETVHSQVKDLSESISAQTKDVDEYVEELKSALRESAHEILETAEEKAKESEEIVTEKIRIANANLEQFVSKWEDELGKIREDQNYSIEKLQDRLKEIHIEGADLLGEFQNQFQKAKSNLDLAAESKTKESISRLEDETKLARSEVERILKHLEESGESFFNLQEEKMDRLNETIDSKISHQLTKLLDKGNVQLGQLEDKISNHLNTVKRNLDESIKRSKDESKKQIETYQRDYEKSFKEIAKESQDFLKESLDRFQDLKHEIRNGLDDLNDTKEETLSSFQSEMETLKEDILTLSSELETVKEHSDLFASAKQIADESNRAVEEISEALRALEKNRPDIDLYQSAISEFTELRKEIANELETLKEAQFQTEDIDKQVQILASNLVHVSETMEGFEQSLSEISSIETRVAKLTAEQSKIESFLSSLQESQDSVFHLVENLEGQKYNARELQARLDILDREIEVVEAREKELTETIRLAENRTSFLVEREAQIDSVERKFDKIEELLGDLSDRHRQILTLQKRLEDLKESSRETKEDLESLLGEADETFEKLSEFLDIVQGAMQSPVPAGKSDRKVSGNPLVERKRATIQSLHDNYQWSSEAISEKLNIEKSLVDSILGVRKK